TTCTCTCCGCGGCCCAGGGGCATCTCCAGGGCCAGGAAAAGAAGGCCGATTCCGCTCCGTCTGCGGGCGAGGCGGAGCAACCCGTGGAGGAGGAGACGGCGAAACCGTCCGAATAACCCGACCGGGCCGCTGCGGCTGCGCGGATCAAACCGGCGGGCACAACCAGGAAAAATATGAAAGTATCCGATCTCTCTAAAAAGATAAAAGTCACGACGAAGGATTTATTGGCCGAGTTGAAAGCCCTCGGCAGCCGGGCCTCCAGCCTCTCCGCGACGGTGGAAGAGTCGGCCGTCAAAAAAATTCTCGAAAAATACAAAAAGGCGGCACCGGCGGCCAAGCCGGCCAAGAAAGGGGCCGAGGCCCCGGTCAAGACCAATGCCCAGAAGCCCGCGGCGGCCGGGAAATCGGCCAAGGCGGCCGCCCCGTCCCAAAAAACGGCGAAGCCGGCGGTCAAAACCGTCAAGCTCAAGAAAGCGGAGCCGGTCCTTCCGCCCGAGCCTGAAAAAAAGACGCGGATCCTCATCAAGAAGAAAGCGGAGCCGGTGGCGGAGCCCGTCGCGGCCGTTTCGGCCCCCCATGCGCCGTCGGCACCGTCGGATCTGCAGGGCGTATCCGCACCCCCGACCGCGGGGGTTCCACCGGCCGAGCCGTCGGTCCAGGCGGCTTCCCTATCCGAAGCGGCCCCTCCGCCCGTCGCGGAAGGAACCCCTCCCGGGGGTCCGGCCACTCCGTCGCCCGCGGGCCCCGCCTCCGTGGCCGCCCCGGTCAAGCACAAGCTCCTCAAGACCGACCTCTTTGAGTTGGCCAAGCAGGAGCTGTCCGATCGCTTGAAGCAACGCGGCAAGAAGGTCCGGAAGGCGAAGAAGGGCCGGGAGAATCCCCTTGAAGAGTATCAGGTCGAACTGAGCAGTTGGCGGGATATCCGTCCGTCGACGCATCGCGAGGACCGGCATAAGAGATCGTCGGCGCCGGCCGGCGTCGTCGAGATCACCAAGCCGCGCAAGAAGATCATCAAGCTCTCCGAGGGGCTTACGGTGAAGGAGTTCGCCGAGTTGATCGGACAGAAATCGACGGAAGTGATCCGCAAGCTCATGGAAATGGGGACGATGGCGGCCATCAATCAGCCGATGGATCTTTCGGCCGGCGTCCTGATCGCCGAAAGCCACGGCTTGAAGGCCGAGGTCGTCCACGGACAGACGGAGGAGGACATGTTGTCGGAAGAGGAAGCCCCGGCGGAGGGCGATCTGCGGCCGCGTCCTCCGGTCGTCACGATCATGGGTCACGTCGACCACGGGAAAACCTCCCTTCTGGATGCGATACGGTCCACCAAGGTCGCGGCCGGCGAGGCGGGCGGGATCACCCAGCACATCGGCGCCTACACCGTCAAGGTGGGGGACCGGACCGTGACCTTCCTCGACACCCCGGGCCACGAGGCCTTCACCGCGATGCGGGCGCGTGGGGCCAAGGTGACCGACATCGTGGTGCTGGTCGTGGCGGCCGACGACGGGGTCATGCCCCAGACGATCGAGGCGATCAACCACGCCCGCGCGGCGAATGTCCCGATCATCGTGGCGATCAACAAGATCGACAAGCCCGAGGCGAATCCGGAGCGGGTGAAAAACGCCCTGGCCGAGCACAACCTTTTGTCGGAGGCCTGGGGCGGACAGTCCATCTTTGTGGAGGTGTCGGCCAAGAAACGGCTGAACCTGGAAAGCCTGCTTGAGATGATCCTGCTCCAGGCGGACGTGCTGGAGCTCAAGGCCGATCCGGGCCGTCTGGCCAAGGGGATCGTCATCGAGGCCAAGATGGACCGGGGGCGCGGGCCGGTGGCCACGGTCCTGGTCCAGTCGGGGACGCTGAACGTGGGGGACGCCTTTGTCACCGGGAGCTTCTACGGGCGCGTCCGGGCCCTGATCAACGATGTCGGGAAGAAGGTCGATTCGGCCGGGCCTTCGCAACCGGTGGAGGTGATCGGCCTGCCGGGCGTGCCGCAGGCCGGGGATTCGTTCGCGGCGGTCCGGGAAGAGCGCGTCGCCCGGGAGATCGCCGCCAACCGCATGCAGAAGGAACGGACGGCCAAGCTCGCGCAGCAGCGCCGCGTCACCCTGGAAGACCTTTACAGCCAGATCAAGGAAGGCACGGTCAAGGAACTGAACCTGATCTTGAAGACGGACGTTCAAGGCTCCGCGGAAGCCTTGTTGGAGTCCTTGAACAAGCTGAGCACGCCGGCCGTGAAGCTCAATGTCATCCACACCGGCGCGGGCGGGATCACCGAGACGGACGTCCTGCTGGCCAGCGCGTCCAACGCGATCGTGATCGGGTTCAATGTGCGGCCGGAATCCAAGGCGGCCGCCCTGGCGGAGCGCGAGAAGGTGGATGTTCGCACCTACGACATCATTTATAATGCGATCGGCGATATCCGGGCGGCGATGGAGGGACTGCTGGAGCCGACCCTCAAGGAGCGGGTGACGGGGCGCTGCGAAGTGCGTCAGGTCTTCAACATCTCGAAAGTGGGGACGATCGCCGGGGCCTACGTCACCGAGGGAATGATCGCGAGGGCCGGCTCGGGCGTCCGTCTTCTGCGCGACAGCGTGGTGGTCTACACGGGCAAACTCTCCTCCCTGAAACGCTTCAAGGACGATGTGCGGGAGGTCCAGGCCGGCTACGAATGCGGGATCGGCATCGAGAATTACAATGATCTCAAGGTAGGGGACGTGATCGAGGCCTTTGTGGTCGATAAAATCGCCGCCAAACTCTGACCTCATCCGCATATCACATGATCGTCGGGGTCTGCACCATCGAGTTGTTTCTTCCGGACAACGGCTCGCTCAAAGACAAACGACAGGTTCTCAAGAGCCTCAAGGACCGTGTGAGACAACGCTTCAACGTCTCGATCGCCGAGGTGGGCGATCAGGATCTCTGGCAAAAGACGGTGATCGGGGTGGCCTGCGTGGGCAACCGGAAGGATTTTGTCAACGAGGTATTGGA
This Nitrospiria bacterium DNA region includes the following protein-coding sequences:
- the infB gene encoding translation initiation factor IF-2, whose protein sequence is MKVSDLSKKIKVTTKDLLAELKALGSRASSLSATVEESAVKKILEKYKKAAPAAKPAKKGAEAPVKTNAQKPAAAGKSAKAAAPSQKTAKPAVKTVKLKKAEPVLPPEPEKKTRILIKKKAEPVAEPVAAVSAPHAPSAPSDLQGVSAPPTAGVPPAEPSVQAASLSEAAPPPVAEGTPPGGPATPSPAGPASVAAPVKHKLLKTDLFELAKQELSDRLKQRGKKVRKAKKGRENPLEEYQVELSSWRDIRPSTHREDRHKRSSAPAGVVEITKPRKKIIKLSEGLTVKEFAELIGQKSTEVIRKLMEMGTMAAINQPMDLSAGVLIAESHGLKAEVVHGQTEEDMLSEEEAPAEGDLRPRPPVVTIMGHVDHGKTSLLDAIRSTKVAAGEAGGITQHIGAYTVKVGDRTVTFLDTPGHEAFTAMRARGAKVTDIVVLVVAADDGVMPQTIEAINHARAANVPIIVAINKIDKPEANPERVKNALAEHNLLSEAWGGQSIFVEVSAKKRLNLESLLEMILLQADVLELKADPGRLAKGIVIEAKMDRGRGPVATVLVQSGTLNVGDAFVTGSFYGRVRALINDVGKKVDSAGPSQPVEVIGLPGVPQAGDSFAAVREERVAREIAANRMQKERTAKLAQQRRVTLEDLYSQIKEGTVKELNLILKTDVQGSAEALLESLNKLSTPAVKLNVIHTGAGGITETDVLLASASNAIVIGFNVRPESKAAALAEREKVDVRTYDIIYNAIGDIRAAMEGLLEPTLKERVTGRCEVRQVFNISKVGTIAGAYVTEGMIARAGSGVRLLRDSVVVYTGKLSSLKRFKDDVREVQAGYECGIGIENYNDLKVGDVIEAFVVDKIAAKL
- a CDS encoding DUF503 domain-containing protein, giving the protein MIVGVCTIELFLPDNGSLKDKRQVLKSLKDRVRQRFNVSIAEVGDQDLWQKTVIGVACVGNRKDFVNEVLDKVIGAIRGTPRVDIINTHLELL